The following nucleotide sequence is from Nautilia sp. PV-1.
TTATTTGATCAATAAAGGAATAATGTGTACAATTAGAAAAAGCAAAGGAATGGATATATCCGCCGCATGCGGACAGTTAAGGGAAAAAAAACTAAAAAACGATTAAAGGTTTAAAAATGGCTGAATTAAAATACTTACCTGCGGGAGTAAGACTTCATTTTAAAGAACTTGTTTACAAACTGACTGATGATTTAAACAGGTATTATTACTTTCATTTTGAAGATATTCCAACCGGATTAAAAGCTGAAAAACTGTTAAAAGACTACAATATCAAATCAATTCCGACACCTGACGAAATATTTGAAGACTGCGGAGTGTCAATACTGACTACTGACAAAGAAACTATTAAAGATGTTTTATTAAAAGAAGGAATAAATTTTGAAATCTGGAAATATGAAAACGGATTTAAAAAAATAGAAGGAGAAATTGTTCCAAATGAAAAAGGAACATGTAAAATATAATTATTTATAAAATTTTATATAAGCTCTGTTTTTCAGTTTGGAAAAATAGTCTTTTAAAATCATTTCTCTTTTTTCAGCCGCAATTTTATTTGCTATTGCGTTTTTGACTTTATCAAACGGTATATACGCACTTCCGTCTTTTCTGTCAATAAAATACATGCTATATCCTAACCCGTCGTTAATAATAGGAGTAAATTCCCCTACTTTGGTCTGTTTAAATAAAAATAAAAGTCCTACAGGCAATTCATTATAACTGTAAACCTGAGTAGACGTTTTTACATTTGCGTTAGCTAAAGGATTTGATTTTATTTTATTTAATATTTCTTTGTTATTCGCACTGTATTTTGTTACCTGGACAGTATTAAAAACTTTAAAATCATTTTTATGATTTTTATAATAATTTTTTATTTCATCGTCAGATATATTTAATTTAGTCTGAACAATCTGATCAAAAAGCTTTTCTTTTAAAAGATTCTGTTTTATCTGTTTTTTTACTTTATCCAATTCGCCTTTTTGCATTAATATGTTTTTAAATTCGAATAAACTAAGCCCGTTTTGTTTAGCAATCTTTTCCATTGCGTTTTCTACTTCAAAATCATCAACTTCTATTCCTCTTTTTTTTATTTCGCTCTGAATAAGTTTTTGATCCAAAAGATAATTTAAAGCTTTCTGTTTAGAAATATTCATTTTTTTTGCAGTTGTGTCAACTTCATATGAAGTAATAGGAATATTATTAACAGTTGCAATTATTTTATCTATCACCTGTGCGTTTAATAATATTACCAGTCCTAATGTAAACAGTAATTTTTTCATTTAAATCCTTTAAAATAATTCTCTGATTTTTTTTAATGTTTCAAGCATATGTTTTATATCTTTTTCTCCGATTTTATCCATTATCATTTTATGGTATTTAAACGCAATATCATCGGCTTTTTTCAACATTTCCCTGCCGTTTTTTGTCAGTTTGATATAAAAAGAACGGTTATTAATACTCTCTTTTTGTATTAAGCCTTTATGATCCAAAGATTTAATAATTCTGGTAATAGTAGCCTTGTCCCTGTTTAAAAGTTCGGATATCTGTGTCGGTGTCAGTTTTTCTGATTCTGAAACGAGTTTCAAAACACCATACTGCTCTGAACTTAAATCATAATTTTTTATTTCCCTATTGAAATTTTTTCTAAGCAAATTTAATGTTGTA
It contains:
- a CDS encoding DUF3343 domain-containing protein, which produces MAELKYLPAGVRLHFKELVYKLTDDLNRYYYFHFEDIPTGLKAEKLLKDYNIKSIPTPDEIFEDCGVSILTTDKETIKDVLLKEGINFEIWKYENGFKKIEGEIVPNEKGTCKI
- a CDS encoding peptidylprolyl isomerase, which gives rise to MKKLLFTLGLVILLNAQVIDKIIATVNNIPITSYEVDTTAKKMNISKQKALNYLLDQKLIQSEIKKRGIEVDDFEVENAMEKIAKQNGLSLFEFKNILMQKGELDKVKKQIKQNLLKEKLFDQIVQTKLNISDDEIKNYYKNHKNDFKVFNTVQVTKYSANNKEILNKIKSNPLANANVKTSTQVYSYNELPVGLLFLFKQTKVGEFTPIINDGLGYSMYFIDRKDGSAYIPFDKVKNAIANKIAAEKREMILKDYFSKLKNRAYIKFYK
- a CDS encoding MarR family winged helix-turn-helix transcriptional regulator codes for the protein MQYNKETSVGYALTTTLNLLRKNFNREIKNYDLSSEQYGVLKLVSESEKLTPTQISELLNRDKATITRIIKSLDHKGLIQKESINNRSFYIKLTKNGREMLKKADDIAFKYHKMIMDKIGEKDIKHMLETLKKIRELF